CTCACATTTCCTACGTGGCCAGGGCAGACTGGACCATGTGTGCTTTCTGTACATAACAGGCAATCCATTTTATGATTTCACTTTAAATGCCTCCTCCAACCAATGCTGCCCAGAGGCTGGCCTGTGCCCATGTCCACAACTCCAACCAGGTGAGACTGgacaccactgccaccaccagctCCAGTGTGGCTCTGACCCAGCCAAGGATCACTACAATCTAGACCTCCTTAGACTCATCCCCCGATCACACTCGCACTGCCTGAACCGTGGGCTCCCTGGAGGCAGCACTTCCAAAGCTTCACCACCCCTCTAGGTCAGGATGGGTATAGCCAAAGGGAGGGTCTTGCCTGCCTCCTATGAGTGCACATGCTTGGCTCATACAGTCACCAGGACCCCTCAGATACTGGGACACCATGATGGTCCTCAGGTGGCCCAagacactgtctgtctgtctgtctgtctgtctgtctcttctccctctccaggCAGAGGCCCTGCCCTAGGACTAGAGTCAAAGACAAACTGCTGTCCCTTCTGCCCCAAGGGGAGAACAGACCCATATCCTTCACATTTGAGTCCCAGGTCTACAGGAGTCAGTCTTCGCCCCATAGCTCTGTCCTACACTCAAAGTCCAACTGAACTCCGACACTCTGAGTACTTTGTCAGGAGTTTGCCAGGGACTCTCCCCAGGGCCTAAGGCCTTAATCAGTCATCTATGGCTTCACACTGACTAAAAAGCTCTGGGCAGCAGCAGGTCATGCTACCAGTTGGATGTGACCAAGCACCCTGCTGCTGCTAGGAATAGGGTTTCTGATTTCCTTGGCCCTGGGCAATAATGGGTATTCAGGATGACCCACAGGCCAGCTGTGCCCGAGTCCCCAACCCCACCTAGCAGACAGGTAGTGAGTAGCTCCAGTCTGGTAGGGTGTGAGGCTAAAAACCGCAAGTCATGGAGCCTCTGCCACAAGCCTGTCAGCCACACCCATGTTCCCTCTATGCAGATCCATCCAAGCCCCAGGACTCacctgagagaaggcaggaaCTGCCACACTGTAGGGTCTTTGCTTGAAAGTCCCAGCTGTCTGGCTGGGGAATGCCCGGGAGGATGTGCCGTagtcaggaggagggagggccaGGTCATCCTTGTCCAGGAGGTTGCCTGTGCTGCTGCTCTTACCCTGCTGCAGGCTGTGGGGTCGAGAGGCTCAGTGGCTGGCCACAGTATAGCACATCTGGAGATGCTCAATCTCCTTCCCCATGCCTCACTCACCCCATCGGGCTGCTGTCGGCAGCCAGTGAAATATAGGTATTTCTGTCTAACCTCCCTGCCGGGTTCCTGAGCTGCACATACAGAAGCACCAGGAGGAAACTGTCAAATTCTGGCTGCTGAATCCCTGGCACAGGGTCCCTCCAACGCTCCACAGTAGGCAGTACAGCCCAATCATGATGGGCTGGCTAACAACTGTCCCGCATTCCACCTGCATTCTTCCCAGCATTCCCGGGGCTCTTAGgacccacctcccacccccttccaCACTGTCTCAAGCATGCAGCAGGGCCTATGAGATGGCTCTGAGGGGAAAGAACTGGAAATACTGCCCAGTTTTGTGCCCAGGGGTCTCAGTCCTCGCCTGTATGCTCACCTCATGTGCAACCTGTCACTTCCGTCGCTGTCCAGGACCCGAGTGTAGGAGAAGGGGAACCAGCCCCGCCTAGAAGGAAGGACCTAGGTGAGAGTCCAGGTTCCATTGCATAGGCCCTCCAGATGCATGACAGGACCCCTGTCAGACCCCGagcctccccagctccccagcctgCCCTGATCCATATGAGGAAGAACAGGTGCTCATGTTCCAGAGCCCAACAGTGTGGCTGGGGCCCAGTACCAAGGCTGAGGCAGTCCAGCTGCCCTGCCTGGTGGTCATGGTCTGACAACCTGTACCTCACCTGACACAGCCCACTACCCTGATGGTCATAGCTCCAAGACCAGGAGACCACTGGGACGGAGGCAAGTATGAGCTCCTCTCCTCCAGGGTCCTTTCTGAGGCTCCCTGATCAGCATGTGGCTGCCGCTGGGCCACAGCAAAGCTCGGTTCATACCTCATCTTGTCCACAGCTGCTTAGCCACACATGTGCCTGAGACTCAGCTAGACAAGAACTACTGGGACTTTTCTTGTGGGGGGATATGGGGTGCCTCCAGGTAGCACCAAGATTGGGCTGTTCACTCTGTGTCTTGTAATAGGTGTTAAGTTAGGCAAAGCTGGTGACCCTGAGACTTAGTGACATTGCTGAAGACTATTCAAACCTATAGGAGagtttgctgtgtgtgtttggggtgggggcggAGGTCAAGTCTGCTCTGCCAGGGAAACCACAGGCCCCTATCTTGGAAATAGTCAAGTGTGCCACAGTGAATATGCATTTAGAACACTGTGCCTGTGCCAAAGAATGGTCAAGCACCGGGAGACAGAAGTAGTAGCCAGCGGCTTGGCTGCTATAAAGATTGGCTGGTAGGGGAAAGGCcgaggtgtgtgccatcatgccttcctggtctctcctgctcAGGTTTCCCGCAAGGAGACCCTGTGACCAGGCTAGCACACCTGAGTGCCGCCACTCCCTCCCTTGTGTTTGCTTCAGACTCTGTCTCTGTGGGTGGGTGCTCACATCTTGGTCTTCTCGCTCTCGCCATAGTGCCAGCCGTCTCGGGCCTCGGGCACTAGCAGCGTGATGAGGTCGCCCTCCTTGAAGCTCAGCAGAGTGCTATTGTCGCCGGCCGCGTGGGAGAAAATGGCCTTGACCCGCATGCGGCCGTTACGTTCTAGGCCGGCTGCCATGGAGCTTGACCGTGGCAGTGTCTTGTTCTCAGCTGCCGAGACAACGGGTGTGTGTGAGAGCGCAGTCCATGGTAGGTGGGGCCGGGACGCAGGTATTAACAACAGTCGTGGAGCAAACACGGGAGCTGCCCATGATCAGCTGAAGCCCCTCCACCCTCTGGCCCATCTGTCTGCTGAAGACAGGGTCCTGGTCTCATTCCACCGTGCCACACTCCCAGTCGATACACgctacatgctcacacatgcgtTACGTGTCCAGGCACATACCACTAACAGGTATTTGTAGACATGCACAtaggcatatgcacacatataccatgcAGAAACTCGGTGTTTgtatatatacctacatacatactcGCACAGtcatgtgcacgcacacgcactcacaaGCCTTGGTTTCTCAGACTAGCGCCCTCAGGCCCTTACTGGTGGCATAGCTGTTCTTCGGGGTCACGCTCTTGCGCACGGGGAGTGTGTTGGAGTACGAGTCGCTCAGCTTGCTTTGAGACTGCGGGGGAGACAGGGATTTGGGCTGGGCAGCCTTTCGGTCGGCCCAGGGGTTGTAGTCCTCGCTGTCCGCGCCTGCGACGCCATTCATGACAGGTACATTCTCCTGAGCAGACATCcgctggagggagaggcaggggcagggcgtCGCTGGGAGCCAGCAGGGGCCTGGGCTCAGCGCATTGGGCTTTCCTTCTGGAGAACATGCTAGcacccagagcagagagagcacccGCCCCCTATGCTTCTAAAGGCCCAGGACTCACCCCCACGAACGGGGCCAGTTCCGGCGGCACTGGCAAGGGCTTGGCCCCGGGAATGGGGTCTGAGATGACCAGGTTGGACTTGGAGGCTGACAGGGCACTTGGAAGGATGGAGCCATTGCTGTTGGCCATCTGCTGCATCAGCTGGGCAGCACGGTCTGGGATCTTGTTGGGGTCAGCACAGGCTTGCTGCCACAAAGGCAGCTTCTGGGCTAGCAACTCCTTGCCCTGGAGTGGAAGACACAGGATGAGAAGGGTGTGAGGAGCAGTGCAGGGTCCTACTGTGGGGCACAGTCCACAAGTGTCTCCCTGAGTATCAACTGTCTCCCTGAGTATCAACCCTTGTGTGTCTGTGGCCTTGCCTGGCCCCAGGGTTGTTCTTTATCAAGGGTTCTTCAACCTGAGGCCTTGCATCTCGAAAAGGGAGACTTGCTAAAGAGTGTGCACTTATATGCTAGGTCGCTGAGAGAACACAGGATGAGATCAGACCAAGGAGGCCATGTTTTGGTAGTGCTTCCCAGTGGTctacagaataaagaaatggaTAAGCTTGCATGGCCAGTCCCAGGATTGGCAGCTCCTTTGTGGACACAACTGCAAGGAAGGAACCAACTGGCAGGTGAGAGAAGGGTTAAAATTGGAGATGGGACAGAGCCATCGAGGCATGGTCAGGCCGGGAGACTGGAGATGTACAAAGGTGACCTCTGTTGGACCTGCTTGCCACTTGGATCTATGGGGA
The genomic region above belongs to Rattus rattus isolate New Zealand chromosome 9, Rrattus_CSIRO_v1, whole genome shotgun sequence and contains:
- the Baiap2 gene encoding brain-specific angiogenesis inhibitor 1-associated protein 2 isoform X1, with amino-acid sequence MSLSRSEEMHRLTENVYKTIMEQFNPSLRNFIAMGKNYEKALAGVTFAAKGYFDALVKMGELASESQGSKELGDVLFQMAEVHRQIQNQLEEMLKAFHNELLTQLEQKVELDSRYLSAALKKYQTEQRSKGDALDKCQAELKKLRKKSQGSKNPQKYSDKELQYIDAISNKQGELENYVSDGYKTALTEERRRFCFLVEKQCAVAKNSAAYHSKGKELLAQKLPLWQQACADPNKIPDRAAQLMQQMANSNGSILPSALSASKSNLVISDPIPGAKPLPVPPELAPFVGRMSAQENVPVMNGVAGADSEDYNPWADRKAAQPKSLSPPQSQSKLSDSYSNTLPVRKSVTPKNSYATTENKTLPRSSSMAAGLERNGRMRVKAIFSHAAGDNSTLLSFKEGDLITLLVPEARDGWHYGESEKTKMRGWFPFSYTRVLDSDGSDRLHMSLQQGKSSSTGNLLDKDDLALPPPDYGTSSRAFPSQTAGTFKQRPYSVAVPAFSQGLDDYGARSVSRNPFANVHLKPTVTNDRSAPLLS
- the Baiap2 gene encoding brain-specific angiogenesis inhibitor 1-associated protein 2 isoform X3 — translated: MSLSRSEEMHRLTENVYKTIMEQFNPSLRNFIAMGKNYEKALAGVTFAAKGYFDALVKMGELASESQGSKELGDVLFQMAEVHRQIQNQLEEMLKAFHNELLTQLEQKVELDSRYLSAALKKYQTEQRSKGDALDKCQAELKKLRKKSQGSKNPQKYSDKELQYIDAISNKQGELENYVSDGYKTALTEERRRFCFLVEKQCAVAKNSAAYHSKGKELLAQKLPLWQQACADPNKIPDRAAQLMQQMANSNGSILPSALSASKSNLVISDPIPGAKPLPVPPELAPFVGRMSAQENVPVMNGVAGADSEDYNPWADRKAAQPKSLSPPQSQSKLSDSYSNTLPVRKSVTPKNSYATTENKTLPRSSSMAAGLERNGRMRVKAIFSHAAGDNSTLLSFKEGDLITLLVPEARDGWHYGESEKTKMRGWFPFSYTRVLDSDGSDRLHMSLQQGKSSSTGNLLDKDDLALPPPDYGTSSRAFPSQTAGTFKQRPYSVAVPAFSQGLDDYGARSVSSADVEVARF
- the Baiap2 gene encoding brain-specific angiogenesis inhibitor 1-associated protein 2 isoform X2 translates to MSLSRSEEMHRLTENVYKTIMEQFNPSLRNFIAMGKNYEKALAGVTFAAKGYFDALVKMGELASESQGSKELGDVLFQMAEVHRQIQNQLEEMLKAFHNELLTQLEQKVELDSRYLSAALKKYQTEQRSKGDALDKCQAELKKLRKKSQGSKNPQKYSDKELQYIDAISNKQGELENYVSDGYKTALTEERRRFCFLVEKQCAVAKNSAAYHSKGKELLAQKLPLWQQACADPNKIPDRAAQLMQQMANSNGSILPSALSASKSNLVISDPIPGAKPLPVPPELAPFVGRMSAQENVPVMNGVAGADSEDYNPWADRKAAQPKSLSPPQSQSKLSDSYSNTLPVRKSVTPKNSYATTENKTLPRSSSMAAGLERNGRMRVKAIFSHAAGDNSTLLSFKEGDLITLLVPEARDGWHYGESEKTKMRGWFPFSYTRVLDSDGSDRLHMSLQQGKSSSTGNLLDKDDLALPPPDYGTSSRAFPSQTAGTFKQRPYSVAVPAFSQGLDDYGARSVSSGSGTLVSTV
- the Baiap2 gene encoding brain-specific angiogenesis inhibitor 1-associated protein 2 isoform X5; translation: MSLSRSEEMHRLTENVYKTIMEQFNPSLRNFIAMGKNYEKALAGVTFAAKGYFDALVKMGELASESQGSKELGDVLFQMAEVHRQIQNQLEEMLKAFHNELLTQLEQKVELDSRYLSAALKKYQTEQRSKGDALDKCQAELKKLRKKSQGSKNPQKYSDKELQYIDAISNKQGELENYVSDGYKTALTEERRRFCFLVEKQCAVAKNSAAYHSKGKELLAQKLPLWQQACADPNKIPDRAAQLMQQMANSNGSILPSALSASKSNLVISDPIPGAKPLPVPPELAPFVGSQSKLSDSYSNTLPVRKSVTPKNSYATTENKTLPRSSSMAAGLERNGRMRVKAIFSHAAGDNSTLLSFKEGDLITLLVPEARDGWHYGESEKTKMRGWFPFSYTRVLDSDGSDRLHMSLQQGKSSSTGNLLDKDDLALPPPDYGTSSRAFPSQTAGTFKQRPYSVAVPAFSQGLDDYGARSVSSGSGTLVSTV